In the genome of Streptomyces sp. Tu 3180, the window ACAACACCGGACTGGAGTGCCATGCCCCGTCCATCACCGTCGGTTACGAGGCCGAGCAGGTCGACTGCCTCACCTACGCGCGGGCCTGAGCGACGGACGCGGTCGTCGCACACTGCCGGGGCTGCCGCACGGCGGCCCCGGCACCCTTCCCGGTCCGGCAGCGCCCGCCGGAAACCGGGAGGAGACCCGTCCGGCCGGCACTGACCGACTCCTGGAATCGGCCCGTGGCCGGTACTCCCTGGTTCGTGGTGGAAGACCCCCGGGAGGATGACGAAGGGCCCTGGGACTTCGACACGGCCGGGTCGGCCTTCATCGCGGCCCTGCGGGACCCGGGCCGCCTCCCGGTGCGTGCCGGCGAGGCCTGCGACCAGCTCTTCAACCGGCGCTTCACGCCGTGGTGGCGCTCCGGCCTCGTGGGCGGACGAGAAAACACGTTGGCCGCCCGCTGCTGAGCTGCGACGATGCCCCCGTTTCCCAGCGGAGGGCATGTGTTCGTCTTCGTGTGTACGGGGTGCGGCGCCGAGCTGACCGCCCCGCTGTCCCGGGTCGCCCTGCCGGCCCACGCCCACCAGAAGTACGGGAACGGGATCCAGCTCCCGGTGCTCATGGAGCCGGGCACGTTCGCCGTGGAACCGGAACCCTGGGGGCCGCCCTGGCGGAGGTGGGAGGAGATCGATCCGGACGAGGCGGCGGCCCGCGGCATCCACGCGCCGGTCCACGCCCTGTCCGACGGCGCGCCCGGCGCGATCGTCATCGCCCCCGGCGACGCCCGCGGCACCCTGCTGATCCCGGAGAAGGCCGGCGGCTACTGCTGCGGCCTCGACGGGGCCGACGGTCCCAACATGGCCTGCGAGACGTGCGGCCTGCCCGTGGCGAGCAGGATCGACGACTGCTCGCTCTGGCAGGCGGTGTGGCTCGCCCCGGACGCCGTGCGCCGCCGCCCCGTCGACGACGCCGGCACCGGGGCCGGACCGCTCTCCTGGGCGGAGCTGCTCCTGGAGCGGAGGAGCACGCCTCCGCTCGAGCCGATCACCTCATGGGACGGACCGCGGCTGGGGTTGCAGCACTGGTGGTCATGGAGCCCGCGGTGGGAAGCGGCGGCCGGGCGGGCCCTCGCCCACCTGCTGGTGGCCTCGGAAGGCCGGCCGTTGACCGTCCCGGACGGCCTGACCGCGGAGGTGTTCCAGCACGCCCTCGACGCCCTGCTGCCCGCGGGCCCGCCGCCGCGGCGTGCCGTCCTGGCCGGACCGGGGCTGCCCGCCCCCGACCCGGGCGCCGACGTCCTCCTCGTGCCGGTCCACCCGCAGACGGGGGAGGCCTGGGCCCCGGTCGGCCCGGCCGCCTCGGCCTACCCGGTGCCGCTGCCGTTCGGGGTGTGGCGGTGGCTGACCTCCCCCGATCCGCACCTGCCCGCCCCTGCGTCGGGCGCCATGCCCGACGGCGTCCTCCGCGACGACCCGCCCGCGCCGCACCCCTGTGCCCTCTTCCGGGCCGACCGGAGCGTGTTCTGGCACACCCTGGTCCGACTGCCGGCCGTCCGCAGCCCGTGGCTGCGCGACATCCTCGACAGCCTCACGTGACACGGGCGCGCCGGCCACCTCTCATGAGTACCGCTCCGAGCTGCAAGGACCCAGCTCATGAGGTCCCCGGCACGACCCGGGGCAGGAAGAAGCGAGCCCGCACCCACAGGCCCCCGGTCGGCAGTCCTTCCGCCGGTGGGGGACCTTTCGCCGCGCCGGAACTCCCGGGGCGCGCGTCCCGTCTACGCGTTGTCTCCGTGCTCGGCCTGTCCCTGGCCGGTCGGCACGGGGGCGACCGGGCGGACCGCGGTAAACATGTCGAACTCGGAGCGGGTGGCGGAGAGCAGCAGCAGCCACTCGTCGCAGCCCTGCCACGGATGGAGGTCGCCGCCGCCTCCGCGCACCACCCGCGGTCCGTCCCCGGTGCGGGGGCGTGCGTCCGCGGGCGCGTCCGTGAAGTGCGGGATCCACACGTCGGCGCAGATCTCGTTGGCCGAGCCCATCGCCGCCAGCCCGAAGGCGTTCTCGGCCGCTGCCGTGCGCTCCTCGTCGGCGAAGTCGTCGAGCACCTGGTCCTCGTCCGGCCTGCCGTCCCCGCGGAAGGTCAGGGTGGTCGTGCCCGCCCGGGCCGCGTACTCCCACTCCGCCTCGCCGGGCAGCCGGAACGGCAACGTCCCCAGGAGGTCGTCCAGGTCGTCCTCGAGCCGGGCCGTGGCCGAATCCGATTCGGCGAAGCCGTCCTCGTACTCGGGCAGCCAGTGCCGTACCTGCGCCACCGTGAGCGGGTGCCGGGCGATCAGGAACGGCTCGACCCGCACCTCCCGCACCGGCCGGGCCCGGGCAGCGCCGGCGAAGAACGATGCGAGGTCGTCATCGGCTTCACCGGCCCGCTCGATGGCACGAACCGCGTCCAGTTCCGCGCCGGACAGGCCCATGAGGAACGTCCCGCCGGGAACAGCCCGGAAGACCACTCCGGAGGGGGTGTGCCGCCAGGCCGGTCGGCCGGCCACGATCCCTTGAGCCCACATGGTGCGGACGCCAGCAGTCGGGCCTCCCGGACGAAGGAGGGGACCCAGGAACGGAACGCGGCCGACCGATCACCTCCTGGACGCCGCAGCGCCGCCCCACCACCGCACCGGATCGACCGGGGAACAGCGCGGAACCACGGTGGGAGCAGGCGAGCCCGGAAGTGGCGCGGGCCGTGCGTTCGCCCGGTTCGGCGCTCGCACCACCCGCGAACCGCCCGCGCATGACCGCGGCTTTCCGAGCCGGGGGCTCAAACACCGTCAGCACGTACCGGCCGGTGGACAGCACGGGCAGCGTGGTGAAGGCCGGCGGGGTGCAGCGAGGCGTACCCGCGCCTGGTCGGTTGGCACACCCGCCGTCGTGGCCGGCCGTCGGGGGGTGAGGTTCGTGCCACCGCCGTGCCGGATGCGGGGGTCAGCCCCTGCCGGCCAAGGAGACCCGCGGTCGAGTTTCGCCTCGTCAGGTCTCGAAACACCAGGTCAGTGACGTGACGTGGTTGTTCCCGTCCGGATCTGTGCCGACGGCCACAGCGAGCGGGATCCACGTGGGCTCATACTGAGCTATGACAAAGCCTGCGGCACCGAAGCGTCATTTGCCCACCAGCCCCTTCAAGGCCCCGGTCACACCGGCTCCCAAGCACTTCGCCATGGGCGACCAGGTCACACACGACATGTACGGCCTCGGCCGGGTGATCGGCATCGAGGACGGAATCGCGGCGCTCGTGGATTTCGGCTCGGCGCAGGTGCGGATCTTGAGCCCGTACGCCAAGATGACCAAGCTGTAGGACCGCTGTGCCCGATCACGGCACGCCAGGCTCCCTCAGGAACCTGTGACGAAAGGCAGACCTCTCATCGACCCGAAGTCGCTGTTCTCCGCCCTGGAGGGGCAAACCCGCCGCTCCACTGCGGTATCGCCGCCTCCGACGACCAACCCCTTCCAGGCCCCGGACTTCGCAGAAGACGAGTTCTTCTGGTCCGAGGATGCGCAGGAGCCCGCCCCGGGCACGCGTGCGGCACGGCCCAGGGCTGCCTAGCGGTGGTCTCGACAGCCGCCTGCGGGCTGTCTCCCGTACCGCTCTTCGTCGGACCCGGGTGGCCGTCCGCCGCGTGAGCCTTTGCGTACGGGGGCGGCCCGGCTGTCGGTCCTCTCCGGGATCGTGTGCCGCACACCCCGGCGCCGCAGGTACTCGCGGCACGGCCCGTTGCTGTAAGCCTCGTCCGCCGCGAGGCTCTCGGGCTTCCTACGGGGGCGGCCCGTCCCGGCCCGCTGGACACGGATCCTGTCCGGCACCGCTTGGGACCGGATGCGGTCGGCCCGTCGTCCCGGTGTGACGACCGGGGACAGCGGACGGCAGCGGCCGTCCGCGCTCAGGTGGGGCTTGCTGGTGGATCCACCACGCGAGCGGCCCTGCCAGGCGAACGGTCTCCACCACCCAGCGTCGCGGGACCGTCGCGGGACCGGTACTGCAGGTGGCCGCGTCCCTGCCTCGACCCACGTCGAACGGAAGCCGCCGTCGCAGCCGTGCGGGCCACCGCGCTCCGTGCCCCGGACACTCCGGCTGTCCACGACGGCGGCACCGGGAGTCGGACCACGGCCGCACTGCACCCGCTCGCGCTCCCGCAAGGCCGCCGGCATCCGCTCCCACACGCCCTCTGTGCGCCACTGCCGCCAGTGGTGACAGACCGTCTGCCACGGATGTGCCCGCTGACAGGCCTCTCAGCCGCCCTCCGGTGGCGGTACCCGGCCAGGGGAGCACCGGACCGGGCCTCCTCCAGCAGGGCGGTGCGGACGGCCGGAGTCTCCTCGCCCCGGTTGGCCACCACCGCATCCGGCCGCCGATGTGACCTTCGTCGCGGCAGTGGAGTCCGGGCGCGTCCGCCGCTGTGCCATCCGCTGACGACCGCGGCAGCGGCACATCTCCCGTCGATGGAGGTCACAGGGGTCCGGGGCGGGAGTGCGGGGCAGAAAGGCCGCGCCTGCGCAGGGCAATATCTGTGTTCGTGACATGAGAAATAGGTGCGGGGCACGGCGAGTATTCCCCGGACGTCGGCCGGGGCTGAATTATCGACCGCGCAGGGCCGATCGCACCGTGCTACTGTCGATCTCAGTTGCAGGTGTGGTTGCCAGAGGGTTCATTTCCGACGGGGTAATCATCACGGCGACACGGAATTCACACAGGGTGAATTCCTGACACCGTCTCCGAAAGGGAAATGACATGGCTACCGGTACCGTGAAGTGGTTCAACGCCGAAAAGGGCTTCGGCTTCATCGAGCAGGACGGCGGCGGCGCCGACGTCTTCGCCCACTACTCGAACATCGCCGCTCAGGGCTTCCGCGAGCTGCTGGAGGGCCAGAAGGTGTCGTTCGACATCGCGCAGGGCCAGAAGGGCCCGATGGCCGAGAACATCGTTCCCGCCTGACACCGGCACTGACGCACACTTCGCAGCTGGGGCCCGCACCTCTGGGATGCGGGCCCCGGCTCGCTGCATTTCAGGGCGCGAGACGGGAAGGCTCCACCGTCCCACCGGCCGGTGACACATTCCCCGCCGGTCCGACTCGCCCCACATCGCTCTTGGCTCGTTCTCGAGATTCTCTGCGCCGCTCATCTGCTGCGGGAATTCCTTGCTACGTGCCTCATCAAGGAAGGTTCCGCATGAAGCGCGCCCACACATCCCGCACGTATGACCGCTTCGGAGGGGGCGTCGGCGCCAACCGCTCCGGTGGTCCGCGCCGTTCCGGGGGCTACGGAAACCGACAGGCCGGGCGGTCCGTCCAGGGCGAGTTCACGCCCCCGAAGACGATCACGCCCGCGTTGCCCGCCGCCGGGTCGTTCGCCGATCTCGCCATGCCCGCGCAACTGCTGGCCACGCTCGGCCGCGAAGGCGTGACGTCGCCGTTCCCGATCCAGGCGGCCACCCTGCCGAACTCCCTGGCCGGGCGTGACGTGCTCGGCCGCGGCCGCACCGGGTCCGGCAAGACCCTCGCCTTCGGCCTCGCGCTGCTGGCCCGCACGGCGGGCCGGCGCGCCGAGCCCCGGCAGCCGCTCGCGCTCGTCCTCGTCCCCACCCGCGAGCTGGCCCAGCAGGTCACCGACGCGCTCACGCCGTACGCCCGCTCCGTGAGTCTGCGGCTGGCCACCGTCGTCGGCGGGATGTCCATCGGCAGGCAGGCCGGCGCGCTGCGCGCCGGGGCCGAGGTGGTCGTCGCGACGCCCGGGCGGCTCAAGGACCTCGTCGACCGCGGGGACTGCCGGCTGGACGAGGTCGGCATCACCGTCCTCGACGAGGCCGACCAGATGACCGACATGGGCTTCATGCCCCAGGTCACCGCCCTGCTCGACCAGGTGCGTCCCGACGGCCAGCGGATGCTCTTCTCGGCCACGCTCGACCGCAACGTCGACCGGCTGGTGCGCCGCTACCTGACGGATCCGGTGGTCCACTCCGTCGACCCGTCCGCGGGCGCGGTCACCACGATGGAGCACCACGTCCTGCATGTGCACGACGCGGACAAGCATCGGACGACGACCGAGATCGCGGCGCGGGACGGCCGAGTGATCATGTTCCTGGACACCAAGCACGCGGTGGACAAGCTGACCAAGCACCTGCTGAGCAGCGGCGTCCGCGCCGCGGCCCTGCACGGCGGCAAGTCCCAGCCCCAGCGCACCCGCACCCTGGCCCAGTTCAAGGACGGGCAGGTGACGGTGCTGGTGGCGACGAACGTCGCGGCGCGGGGCATCCACGTCGACAACCTCGACCTGGTCGTCAACGTGGACCCGCCCAGCGATCACAAGGACTATCTGCACCGCGGCGGACGCACGGCCCGCGCCGGCGAGAGCGGCAGCGTCATCACCCTGGTGACGCGCGACCAGCGCCGCGAGATGAGCCGGCTGATGGCGCAGGCGGGCATCACCCCGCGGATCACCCAGGTGCGGTCGGGCGACGCGGAGCTGAGCCGCATCACGGGTGCCCAGGCCCCCTCGGGCGTTCCGGTCGTCATCGCCGCGCCGGTCGCGGAACGGCCCCGCGGCGCGTCTTCCTCGGCCCGGAGCCGTCGGGGCCGCCGGGGCCGGGCCGGACAGGGGCGGCCCGTCGGTGAGGCGGCGCGCCGCAGGGCGGAGCGGCGGCCCGGCCTCGGCTCGGCCGCCTAGAGCCGCTGTGATCACAAGCCCGTCCCCGTCGGCAGGAGGCACCTATGACGCCGGTCCAGATGCAGCACCTCGGAGGGGATCCCTCCCCCGAGGCCGTGGTCGACGACAGGGAGGCTTCCGGACCTCGGGTCTGTGACGACATGACGGTGGAGGTGGCTCTGTCCCTCATGGCCGGTGCCCGTGTCGATCACCTCGTCCTCTGCGACGGGGACGACCGGAGCACGGGACTGATCACCCTGGCCCGGCTCACCGCTCTCCGCGACAGTCCCGCCTACACGGACCGGCTCCGTCTACGGGACGTCCTCGCCGGACCGTTCACCGCGCCCGGCGCTCGGCCCGGTGCCGTCGGGGAGCACGGCCGGACCCCGGGCGTCCTCCCCCTCGCCCGCTGATCCACCTGGCCTGACCGGCCCGTTCTCCTTCTCCTCCGTGAGGCGTCATGCGCTGTGTCACCGCCCGACGGGAACGCCGTGACCTCACCGGCGGCGAAGCCGTCCGGACCGTGGTCCGCCTCGGCTTCATCCGTCATGAGCATCCCGAGGCCGCGTCGGCGGGTGTCCCCGCTCCGCTCCGGACCGCGCCGGTACCGCTCGGGGGCACCGCCTGCCCGGAGGTGTGAGGACGAGCGGAAAACCGCCACCCGAGATCCGGTGAGGGCCCTGCCGACGCGCGTCGGCAGGGCCCTCACCGTCGTGTCGTCGCCTCGCGGTCTTGCCGTCCGTGCGAAGGGTCCTGGCCGAGCCGAGGGGCGAAGCAGCGTCCCACCGCCCGCGGCGGCCGAGACGGACGCAGCCCTTCAGGACCGCCGGCACACCTGCCCCCGCACACGCGTCGGTCCGTTCGGCGCCGCCCCGGGCGTGAGGCGGCTGCCGGGGCGACGACCGTCCGACCACGCTCCGAGGGGCCGGGCCACGCTGTCGCCGCACGACGACTTGTCCCACCTGTTACCGCAGGCCACAGCGTATCTACGGCTCCCGGACGCCAAAATCTACTTTTGTCAGAGTAGACATTGGCTCCTGGTGTGGTTAGTCTTTTTCTCGTTGACACGGTCAAGTGAGACCCGGCAGACACGAACTGGCGGGTAGTAGTACGTGAGTTCGCAGGTCAGTGCGGCTCTGGAGCTCCGAAGCCGAGGTGTTCGCAGAACGGTGACGGGGCTGAGAGCCGCACTGGGCGGCCCGCAGGTCGAGGGGCTGCCGACAGCATCACCGACGCAGTACCGCAGTACCCGTTCACCAAGTGGTCGGTTCAGAGGAAGGACGGAGGAGAGCAGACGCCATCAGGATCGCCCGGCCCGAGCAGCTCTCGGTCCGGGTACCGCAAGACCCCGGAATGGATGGTGGTCCCCGGTCACGCAGCCGCGATCCCCGCACCCCTCCCCTCGCCGGGCCGGGTAGCGGAAACAGAAGGTCGGCACAGCATGAGGGCCGACAGATGGTGTTGAATTCCCTTCGGGGCCCTGGTGCCGTACGGCATCAGGGCCCCTCAACGCGTTGCACGACGAGGTGACATGGCAGCAGATACTCCACTCAGTGATCGTCTGGACGACGACGACTACCCCGCGTACACCATGGGCCGGGCCGCCGAAATGCTCGGCACCACCCCTGCCTTCCTCCGGGCCATCGGCGAGGCTCGTCTGATCACTCCGCTGCGCTCGGAGGGCGGACACCGCCGGTACTCCCGCTACCAACTGCGGATCGCCGCTCGCGCCCGCGAGCTCGTCGACAGGGGAACCCCGATCGAGGCCGCTTGTCGCATCGTCATCCTCGAGGACCAGCTCGAGGAAGCTCAGCGCATCAACGCCGAGTACCGCCGCGCCGCGAACGAAGCGTTTGACCGTTCCAGCCCCGGTTCGAGCTGATCACGTGGGCGCGGGCGGGTCGGCTCGAGCGCGTACGACTCCGGGGTGCGCATGAGTGAGGACGCACACGGTCGACCCGTCCGTCCCGGCGAGTGAACAGTCCGCTCCGCCGCAGGTGAGAACGCCCCCGACCCTCACCGGACCCCCGGACGAACATGCGGGAAGCGCGCCGGGGCACCTCCTCACGAGTTCGGATCCCGCACGGCGTCGGGGGCTCCGTGATCCTTCTTGGGCGCATGCACCCTCACCGTCGCGGAACCACGGTGAAGACGGCCGAGTCCGGAAGTGGCGCGGGCCGTGCGTTCGCCCGGTTCGGCGCTCGCACCACCCGCGAACCGCCCGCGCATGACCGCGGCTTCCCGAGCCGAGAGTCCGACCGCTCAGTAGGGCCGCGGAATCAGCCGTGGGCTTGAGGTGTGTGCCGCAGCCTGAACATGCCTCACCGGCGCCCGTCGGATCACCGGACGCGCCTCCGGGATACGCTCCCGGTCCTGGCACGGCTTGGACACCTGGCTCCGGAGGAATCATGGGGATTTCAGCGCGTGGTTCCGTACCGCGCGGAGCGACGAGCG includes:
- a CDS encoding CBS domain-containing protein, giving the protein MTPVQMQHLGGDPSPEAVVDDREASGPRVCDDMTVEVALSLMAGARVDHLVLCDGDDRSTGLITLARLTALRDSPAYTDRLRLRDVLAGPFTAPGARPGAVGEHGRTPGVLPLAR
- a CDS encoding MerR family transcriptional regulator, producing MAADTPLSDRLDDDDYPAYTMGRAAEMLGTTPAFLRAIGEARLITPLRSEGGHRRYSRYQLRIAARARELVDRGTPIEAACRIVILEDQLEEAQRINAEYRRAANEAFDRSSPGSS
- a CDS encoding DEAD/DEAH box helicase; this translates as MKRAHTSRTYDRFGGGVGANRSGGPRRSGGYGNRQAGRSVQGEFTPPKTITPALPAAGSFADLAMPAQLLATLGREGVTSPFPIQAATLPNSLAGRDVLGRGRTGSGKTLAFGLALLARTAGRRAEPRQPLALVLVPTRELAQQVTDALTPYARSVSLRLATVVGGMSIGRQAGALRAGAEVVVATPGRLKDLVDRGDCRLDEVGITVLDEADQMTDMGFMPQVTALLDQVRPDGQRMLFSATLDRNVDRLVRRYLTDPVVHSVDPSAGAVTTMEHHVLHVHDADKHRTTTEIAARDGRVIMFLDTKHAVDKLTKHLLSSGVRAAALHGGKSQPQRTRTLAQFKDGQVTVLVATNVAARGIHVDNLDLVVNVDPPSDHKDYLHRGGRTARAGESGSVITLVTRDQRREMSRLMAQAGITPRITQVRSGDAELSRITGAQAPSGVPVVIAAPVAERPRGASSSARSRRGRRGRAGQGRPVGEAARRRAERRPGLGSAA
- a CDS encoding SUMF1/EgtB/PvdO family nonheme iron enzyme codes for the protein MAGRPAWRHTPSGVVFRAVPGGTFLMGLSGAELDAVRAIERAGEADDDLASFFAGAARARPVREVRVEPFLIARHPLTVAQVRHWLPEYEDGFAESDSATARLEDDLDDLLGTLPFRLPGEAEWEYAARAGTTTLTFRGDGRPDEDQVLDDFADEERTAAAENAFGLAAMGSANEICADVWIPHFTDAPADARPRTGDGPRVVRGGGGDLHPWQGCDEWLLLLSATRSEFDMFTAVRPVAPVPTGQGQAEHGDNA
- a CDS encoding cold-shock protein — translated: MATGTVKWFNAEKGFGFIEQDGGGADVFAHYSNIAAQGFRELLEGQKVSFDIAQGQKGPMAENIVPA